The Medicago truncatula cultivar Jemalong A17 chromosome 4, MtrunA17r5.0-ANR, whole genome shotgun sequence genome includes a region encoding these proteins:
- the LOC11430255 gene encoding ATP-dependent DNA helicase Q-like 3 — protein MTCYSLLPFVFGNRQSYSKLSTLRSNLADVPILALSATAVPKVETDIVESLQMRNPLILRTSVNRPHIYYEVRYKDRLEDRFTDVYDTLFSMGEVCAIIYCPTQSMCDNLTAYLSHRGISCAAYHAGMNSEDRTSVLHNWISSIPYCSTARSHLDFT, from the exons ATGACATGTTATTCCCTTTTGCCTTTTGTATTTGGGAACAGACAAAGCTACTCAAAGTTGTCGACATTGAGAAGCAACTTAGCAGATGTGCCAATATTAGCTCTAAGTGCTACTGCAGTTCCTAA GGTTGAGACGGATATAGTGGAGTCTTTGCAAATGCGAAATCCTTTGATACTGAGAACTTCTGTTAATCGTCCTCATATATACTATGAAG TTAGATACAAAGATCGATTGGAAGATAGGTTTACTGATGTATATGATACACTCTTTTCTATGGGAGAAGTGTGCGCAATAATTTATTGCCCCACACAGTCAATGTGTGACAACTTGACAGCTTATCTATCACACAGAGGCATTTCTTGTGctg CTTATCATGCAGGAATGAACAGTGAAGATCGGACTTCTGTGCTACATAATTGGATTTCTTCCATACCATATTGCTCCACGGCAAGGAGCCACTTGGATTTTACGTAA